One Halobacterium sp. DL1 DNA window includes the following coding sequences:
- a CDS encoding DNA-binding protein, translating into MEAVLWYVLSSTRGSVNRVRILRALDDHPRNPNKLAEGLDLNYDTVRHHLDVLADNDVVTASGDDYGAVYLPSETARDHWDTIERIIDKLD; encoded by the coding sequence ATGGAGGCGGTCCTCTGGTACGTGCTGTCGAGCACTCGTGGCAGTGTGAACCGCGTCCGGATTCTCCGCGCGCTCGACGACCACCCGCGTAACCCCAACAAGCTGGCCGAGGGCCTCGACCTCAACTACGACACCGTCCGCCACCACCTCGACGTCCTCGCGGACAACGACGTGGTGACGGCCAGCGGCGACGACTACGGCGCGGTCTACCTCCCCTCGGAGACGGCCCGCGACCACTGGGACACCATCGAGCGCATCATCGACAAACTGGACTGA
- a CDS encoding ammonium transporter has product MVNATVANGINAVWVLVVTFLIFFMQPGFALLEAGQVRAKNVGNVLMKNMTDWALGVLVYFLVGAGVAGVVGMLTSGAAFDLAAAFSYIGAPGSNGWINWVFGAVFAMTAATIVSGAVAERMDFRAYVLFAATLTGLIYPVVQGLTWSGGLLALATDPANNGFVADVLGVGYLDFAGATVVHMCGGLAGLVAARMVGPRRGRFDENGDSQPIPGHSMLLAVLGTLILAFGWYGFNVGTQATILSVADDGSVAFMGAALGRVALVTTLGMGAGAVAAMLVSTARQGKPDPLWMANGLLAGLVAVTGAVPHVTWWGGLVIGAIGGALVLPTYRWVVDSLKIDDVCGVFAVHGAAGAVGTILIPVFAADSAGASILGDAWAFGGLDQLAMQVVGVAVIAGWTIAASAVVLAIADVLFGLRVSDEEEDLGLDRGEHGVTVYPEFVGDSASDRTPAAVDGGEVRADGGDVDDDDLRTDGGVDELRTDGGEDVAEADASTPNDGGIKMVVGVVRPDRLREVKTALAQVGAPSITVTNVSGRGSQPAKTGQWRGEEYTVDLHQKVKVECVVADIPAEEVVEAIREAADTGEPGDGKIFVLPVESAVQVRTGIEGPDAV; this is encoded by the coding sequence ATGGTGAACGCCACCGTCGCCAACGGCATCAACGCCGTCTGGGTGCTCGTCGTCACGTTCCTCATCTTCTTCATGCAGCCGGGGTTCGCGCTGCTGGAGGCCGGGCAGGTGCGTGCGAAGAACGTCGGTAACGTCCTGATGAAGAACATGACCGACTGGGCGCTCGGCGTGCTGGTGTACTTCCTCGTCGGCGCCGGCGTCGCCGGCGTCGTCGGAATGTTGACCTCCGGCGCGGCGTTCGACCTCGCGGCGGCGTTCTCCTACATCGGGGCGCCCGGGTCGAACGGCTGGATCAACTGGGTCTTCGGCGCCGTCTTCGCGATGACGGCGGCGACCATCGTCTCCGGCGCCGTCGCCGAGCGGATGGACTTCCGCGCGTACGTCCTGTTCGCGGCCACGCTGACCGGCCTCATCTACCCCGTCGTCCAGGGGCTCACCTGGAGCGGCGGGCTGCTGGCGCTGGCCACCGACCCGGCCAACAACGGGTTCGTGGCCGACGTGCTCGGCGTCGGCTACCTCGACTTCGCGGGCGCGACCGTCGTCCACATGTGCGGCGGCCTCGCGGGCCTCGTCGCCGCGAGGATGGTGGGCCCCCGCCGGGGCCGCTTCGACGAGAACGGCGACAGTCAGCCCATCCCCGGCCACTCGATGCTGCTGGCGGTGCTGGGGACGCTCATCCTGGCGTTCGGCTGGTACGGCTTCAACGTCGGCACGCAGGCGACGATACTCTCCGTCGCCGACGACGGGAGCGTCGCCTTCATGGGTGCCGCGCTCGGCCGCGTCGCGCTCGTGACGACCCTCGGCATGGGCGCCGGCGCTGTCGCCGCCATGCTGGTGTCGACCGCCCGCCAGGGCAAGCCCGACCCACTCTGGATGGCCAACGGCCTGCTCGCGGGCCTGGTGGCCGTGACGGGCGCGGTCCCGCACGTCACCTGGTGGGGCGGCCTCGTCATCGGCGCCATCGGGGGAGCGCTCGTGCTGCCGACCTACCGCTGGGTCGTCGACTCCCTCAAGATCGACGACGTCTGTGGCGTCTTCGCGGTCCACGGCGCCGCGGGCGCGGTGGGGACCATCCTCATCCCCGTCTTCGCCGCCGACTCGGCCGGAGCCTCGATTCTGGGCGACGCGTGGGCGTTCGGCGGCCTCGACCAGCTAGCGATGCAGGTCGTCGGCGTCGCGGTCATCGCCGGCTGGACCATCGCCGCCTCGGCTGTGGTGCTCGCTATCGCGGACGTGCTGTTCGGCCTCCGGGTCAGCGACGAGGAGGAGGACCTCGGGCTGGACCGCGGCGAACACGGCGTCACCGTCTACCCCGAGTTCGTCGGCGACTCCGCCTCCGACCGGACCCCGGCCGCCGTCGACGGCGGCGAGGTGCGTGCGGACGGCGGGGACGTCGATGACGACGACCTCCGCACCGATGGTGGTGTGGACGAACTCCGCACCGACGGCGGTGAGGACGTTGCTGAAGCCGATGCTAGTACCCCGAACGACGGCGGCATCAAGATGGTCGTGGGCGTCGTCCGCCCGGACCGCCTCCGGGAGGTGAAGACCGCGCTCGCGCAGGTCGGCGCGCCGAGCATCACGGTGACGAACGTCTCCGGGCGTGGGAGCCAGCCCGCCAAGACTGGGCAGTGGCGCGGCGAGGAGTACACGGTCGACCTCCACCAGAAGGTGAAGGTGGAGTGCGTGGTCGCCGACATCCCCGCCGAGGAGGTCGTCGAGGCCATCCGCGAGGCTGCCGACACCGGCGAGCCCGGCGACGGGAAAATTTTCGTCCTCCCGGTCGAGAGCGCGGTGCAGGTCCGGACCGGCATCGAGGGACCGGACGCGGTCTGA
- a CDS encoding glutamate-1-semialdehyde aminotransferase, whose amino-acid sequence MNRESSRESYDRALDVLVGGVNSAVRAAPQPYPTFVRKGDGGHVVDVDGNRYVDWVMGLGPLLLGHDLPDPVQAAVQRRTSEGPMYGMPTELEVEHAEFVARHVPSVEMVRFVNSGTEATTSAVRLARGYTGRDKIVVMQSGYHGAQESTLVEGDAEHHGPSSAGIPASFAEHTIPVPFNDADEATRVFEEHGDDIACVLVEPLLANKGIVEPVDGFHETLRDLTRDHGALLVWDEVITGFRVGGLGCAQSKYGVTPDLTTFGKIVGGGFPVGAIGGRSDLMEEFTPVGNVFQAGTFSGHPVTMAAGHETLRYAAENDVYEHVNGIGRRLREGLQEIVADQAPQYTVVGTDSLFKVVFTRGGEAQSGPCEDGCRQDPDCERFDACPKNGADVGNAAVERWNRVFRPQMLDRNVMLSQNQFESQFVAYGHTAEDVERTLDAYREAL is encoded by the coding sequence ATGAATCGGGAGAGCTCGCGCGAGAGCTACGACCGCGCGCTCGACGTGCTCGTCGGCGGCGTGAACTCCGCCGTGCGCGCCGCCCCCCAGCCGTACCCGACGTTCGTGCGGAAGGGCGACGGCGGCCACGTCGTCGACGTCGACGGGAACCGCTACGTGGACTGGGTGATGGGGCTCGGCCCGCTGCTGCTCGGCCACGACCTCCCGGACCCCGTGCAAGCGGCCGTCCAGCGCCGCACGAGCGAGGGGCCGATGTACGGCATGCCGACCGAACTCGAGGTCGAGCACGCGGAGTTCGTCGCGCGCCACGTGCCGAGCGTGGAGATGGTTCGGTTCGTGAACTCCGGGACTGAGGCGACCACGTCGGCAGTACGACTGGCGCGGGGCTACACCGGTCGCGACAAGATCGTCGTCATGCAGAGTGGCTACCACGGCGCCCAGGAGTCCACGCTCGTCGAGGGCGACGCGGAGCACCACGGCCCGTCGAGCGCGGGCATCCCCGCGTCGTTCGCCGAACACACTATTCCCGTGCCGTTCAACGACGCCGACGAGGCGACGCGCGTCTTCGAGGAGCACGGCGACGACATCGCCTGCGTGCTCGTCGAACCGCTGCTCGCGAACAAGGGCATCGTCGAACCCGTCGACGGCTTCCACGAGACGCTCCGTGACCTCACCCGCGACCACGGCGCGCTACTCGTCTGGGACGAGGTCATCACAGGCTTCCGCGTCGGCGGCCTCGGCTGCGCGCAGTCGAAGTACGGCGTCACGCCCGACCTCACGACGTTCGGGAAGATCGTGGGCGGCGGCTTCCCGGTGGGCGCCATCGGGGGCCGCTCGGACCTGATGGAGGAGTTCACGCCGGTCGGCAACGTCTTCCAGGCGGGGACGTTCTCCGGCCACCCCGTGACGATGGCCGCGGGCCACGAGACGCTGCGCTACGCCGCGGAGAACGACGTCTACGAGCACGTGAACGGTATCGGGCGACGGCTCCGCGAGGGGCTCCAGGAGATAGTGGCCGACCAGGCCCCCCAGTACACCGTCGTCGGCACGGACAGCCTGTTCAAAGTCGTGTTCACGCGGGGCGGCGAGGCCCAGTCCGGCCCCTGCGAGGACGGCTGCCGGCAGGACCCCGACTGCGAGCGCTTCGACGCCTGCCCGAAGAACGGCGCCGACGTCGGGAACGCCGCCGTCGAGCGCTGGAACCGCGTGTTCCGCCCGCAGATGCTCGACCGGAACGTCATGCTCTCCCAGAACCAGTTCGAGTCCCAGTTCGTCGCCTACGGCCACACGGCGGAGGACGTCGAGCGCACGCTGGACGCCTACCGCGAGGCGCTGTAG
- a CDS encoding hem operon protein — MSELRVDSRWWYWVAAVPSITAFWVLSAVWVAVVVLVVPEAATSTTSSAVVSIPAVALGAPALVAFLVLPLALIQDSRAVEAAGGRWSGLGARAAQVAAIVDVALVAGIYLFFEGNPNVIDPDPLGTLLIVGAVVAGTWLCVRYLRERASLVAMPGSLREWRSELGGGSARR, encoded by the coding sequence GTGAGCGAACTCCGAGTCGACTCCCGCTGGTGGTACTGGGTCGCCGCCGTCCCGTCCATCACCGCGTTCTGGGTGTTGAGCGCCGTCTGGGTCGCCGTCGTCGTGCTGGTGGTGCCCGAGGCCGCCACGTCGACGACGAGTTCGGCCGTCGTCTCCATCCCCGCGGTGGCGCTCGGCGCCCCCGCTCTCGTCGCGTTTCTCGTGCTGCCGCTCGCGCTCATCCAGGACTCGCGGGCGGTCGAGGCGGCGGGCGGTCGCTGGTCGGGACTGGGCGCTCGCGCCGCCCAGGTCGCGGCCATCGTGGACGTCGCGCTCGTCGCGGGCATCTACCTGTTCTTCGAGGGGAACCCGAACGTCATCGATCCCGACCCGCTGGGCACGCTGCTCATCGTGGGGGCCGTCGTCGCGGGCACGTGGCTCTGCGTGCGCTACCTCCGCGAGCGCGCCAGCCTCGTCGCGATGCCGGGGTCACTGCGGGAGTGGCGCTCGGAACTCGGCGGCGGGTCGGCGCGGCGGTAG
- a CDS encoding porphobilinogen deaminase, whose protein sequence is MSNEPMRLASRGSDLALRQAGEVKSTLADRRHEVDVVEVETKGDRVTDALISELGKTGAFVHALDQEVLEGNVDAAVHSMKDVPTEMPDDLFVAAVPRRGNPADVLVTPNGATLDELPAGSVVGTASLRRGAQVQARRPDLTVEPIRGNVDTRVEKLLAPALQAEHEARTEAEKERKAEDGRQQDNGDYSESIRGGIQNVQENRDDEEDGSRKNAEYDQTVEEWFESLSPLQQSAMGREVETEYDAVVLARIGLERTGLIHHVGIAELSKESHVPSAGQGALCVTARRDSDVVDDLRDALDHVRSRVETTVERVVLEELGGGCIAPIGIYALVKGEIVRTSVQVFSRDGSERVAETRDLDAENYASEAREFAADLRERGAADLVEAARRED, encoded by the coding sequence ATGAGCAACGAACCGATGCGCCTCGCCTCCCGTGGCTCGGACCTCGCGCTCCGGCAGGCCGGCGAGGTCAAGAGCACGCTGGCCGACCGGCGCCACGAGGTGGACGTCGTGGAGGTCGAGACGAAGGGCGACCGGGTGACCGACGCCCTCATCAGCGAACTCGGGAAGACGGGCGCGTTCGTCCACGCGCTCGACCAGGAGGTGCTGGAGGGCAACGTCGACGCCGCCGTCCACTCGATGAAAGACGTGCCGACGGAGATGCCCGACGACCTCTTCGTGGCGGCCGTCCCGCGGCGCGGCAACCCCGCGGACGTGCTGGTGACCCCCAACGGCGCGACGCTCGACGAACTGCCCGCCGGGAGCGTCGTTGGCACCGCGAGTCTTCGCCGGGGCGCACAGGTGCAGGCGCGCCGACCGGACCTGACCGTCGAACCCATCCGCGGCAACGTCGACACCCGCGTCGAGAAGCTGCTCGCGCCCGCCCTGCAGGCCGAACACGAGGCCCGCACGGAGGCCGAGAAGGAACGCAAGGCCGAGGACGGCCGCCAGCAGGACAACGGGGACTACTCCGAGAGCATCCGCGGCGGTATCCAGAACGTCCAGGAGAACCGGGACGACGAGGAGGACGGGTCCCGGAAGAACGCGGAGTACGACCAGACCGTCGAGGAGTGGTTCGAGTCGCTGTCGCCGCTCCAGCAGTCCGCGATGGGACGCGAGGTCGAGACGGAGTACGACGCCGTGGTGCTGGCGCGCATCGGCCTCGAGCGCACCGGCCTCATTCACCACGTCGGCATCGCCGAGTTGTCCAAAGAGAGCCACGTCCCGTCGGCTGGGCAGGGCGCGCTCTGCGTCACCGCGCGCCGCGACAGCGACGTCGTGGACGACCTGCGGGACGCCCTCGACCACGTCCGCTCGCGGGTGGAGACGACCGTCGAGCGCGTCGTCCTCGAGGAACTCGGCGGGGGCTGCATCGCTCCCATCGGCATCTACGCGCTCGTGAAGGGCGAGATCGTCCGGACGTCCGTGCAGGTGTTCAGCCGGGACGGCAGCGAGCGGGTCGCGGAGACCCGGGACCTCGACGCCGAGAACTACGCCAGCGAGGCCCGCGAGTTCGCGGCCGACCTGCGCGAGCGCGGCGCCGCCGACCTCGTCGAGGCGGCCCGCCGGGAGGACTGA
- a CDS encoding uroporphyrin-III C-methyltransferase (catalyzes 2 sequential methylations, the formation of precorrin-1 and S-adenosyl-L-homocysteine from S-adenosyl-L-methionine and uroporphyrin III, and the formation of precorrin-2 and S-adenosyl-L-homocysteine from S-adenosyl-L-methionine and precorrin-1), with translation MPGTVYLVGSGPGDPELLTVKAKRLLDDADVVLHDKLPGPVILEAIPEAKREDVGKRAGGERTSQAEINERMVELAEDGDDVVRLKGGDPFVFGRGGEEMEYLAAHGIPFEVVPGVTSAVAAPAAADIPVTHRDHASSVSFVTGHEDPTKPESAVDWQALADTGGTIVVLMGVGRLPDYTRELRDAGMDPETPVALVEKGTRPGQQVATGTLESIVEARDEAGIEPPAVTVVGGVAGLWAEAEDER, from the coding sequence ATGCCCGGAACCGTGTACCTTGTCGGCAGCGGGCCCGGCGACCCGGAGCTCCTCACGGTGAAGGCGAAGCGGCTGCTCGACGATGCAGACGTCGTCCTCCACGACAAGCTTCCGGGCCCCGTGATCCTCGAGGCGATTCCCGAGGCGAAGCGCGAGGACGTCGGGAAGCGCGCTGGCGGCGAGCGCACCTCCCAGGCCGAGATCAACGAGCGCATGGTCGAACTCGCCGAGGACGGCGACGACGTCGTGCGCCTGAAGGGCGGCGACCCGTTCGTCTTCGGGCGCGGTGGCGAGGAGATGGAGTATCTCGCAGCGCACGGCATCCCATTCGAGGTAGTGCCTGGCGTCACGTCCGCAGTGGCCGCGCCGGCCGCAGCCGACATCCCAGTCACGCACCGCGACCACGCCTCCAGCGTCTCGTTCGTCACGGGCCACGAGGACCCGACGAAGCCGGAGTCCGCGGTAGACTGGCAGGCGCTCGCCGACACCGGCGGCACCATTGTCGTGCTGATGGGCGTCGGCAGACTCCCCGACTACACCCGGGAACTCCGGGACGCCGGGATGGACCCCGAGACGCCCGTCGCGCTCGTCGAGAAGGGAACTCGCCCCGGGCAGCAGGTCGCCACGGGGACGCTCGAAAGTATCGTCGAGGCCCGCGACGAGGCCGGCATCGAACCGCCCGCCGTGACCGTCGTCGGCGGCGTCGCCGGGCTCTGGGCCGAGGCCGAGGACGAGCGATGA
- a CDS encoding uroporphyrinogen III synthase, with the protein MNVAVFRPDDERLADAVALLESLDATPVPDPMLAVEPTGAVPRNDADFTLLTSKTGVELAASEGWEPGDTVLCAIGEATAESCRDAGWTVDRIPEEYTSSGLVAALANEVADARVEVARSDHGSDELTDGLNDAGAFVHETVLYELVRPAGAGESAELAAAGDLDAALFSSSLTVEHWLDAARERGIEADARAGLDDAVVGCIGPPTRETAESLRIDVDVVPEDADFEQLVRAACDAA; encoded by the coding sequence ATGAACGTCGCCGTCTTCCGCCCGGACGACGAGCGCCTCGCCGACGCCGTCGCCCTGCTCGAATCGCTGGACGCGACTCCCGTCCCGGACCCGATGCTCGCCGTCGAACCGACGGGCGCGGTCCCCCGGAACGACGCCGACTTCACGCTCCTCACGAGCAAGACCGGCGTCGAACTCGCCGCGAGCGAGGGGTGGGAACCGGGCGATACTGTGCTCTGCGCCATCGGCGAGGCCACTGCCGAGTCGTGCCGTGACGCCGGCTGGACGGTAGACCGAATCCCCGAGGAGTACACGAGTTCGGGGCTCGTCGCCGCACTCGCAAACGAGGTGGCCGACGCGCGCGTCGAAGTCGCCCGCTCGGACCACGGCTCGGACGAACTCACCGACGGACTGAACGACGCCGGTGCGTTCGTACACGAGACTGTGCTATACGAACTCGTCCGGCCCGCGGGTGCCGGCGAGTCCGCCGAACTCGCTGCGGCCGGCGACCTCGACGCCGCGCTGTTCTCGTCGTCGCTCACGGTCGAGCACTGGCTCGACGCCGCCCGCGAGCGCGGCATCGAGGCCGACGCGCGAGCGGGACTGGACGACGCTGTGGTCGGCTGCATCGGCCCGCCGACCCGCGAGACGGCCGAGTCGCTCCGTATCGACGTGGACGTCGTGCCAGAGGACGCGGACTTCGAGCAGCTAGTCCGAGCGGCCTGCGACGCGGCCTGA
- a CDS encoding recombinase RecJ: protein MDAPVPELEARADACADALRDADSVLLASHIDADGLTSAGIASTALERAEITHDVVFSKQLDSEEIAGIAAHDHDTVLFTDFGSGQLDIIAEHEDRGDFTPVIADHHQPADADTKFHLNPLLEGVDGGKELSGAGASYVLARALLGADATDLAALAVVGAVGDMQTVNGELVGANVAIAEEGVAAGVLDTAKDLALYGTQTRPLPKLLEYASEVYVPGITNDQGGAMRFLDGLDVDLHDGGDWRTWASLDHDERQTVVSALVKRAVRNGVSGEKVTDLVGTTYTLVEEEAGTELRDASEFSTLLNATARYERGDVGLAVCLGERGEPLEAARELLRTHRRNLSEGLSWVKDEGVTVEDDLQWFHAEDRIRETIVGIVAGMALGAEGVKSDLPIIGFGNKNDEEVKVSARGTPALVNRGLDLSAVMGAASQAVGGDGGGHTVAAGATVPKGEERAFLDAAGEEIAAQLD from the coding sequence ATGGACGCACCGGTCCCGGAACTCGAAGCGCGGGCGGACGCCTGTGCGGACGCCCTCCGCGACGCCGACAGCGTGTTGCTGGCCTCCCACATCGACGCGGACGGCCTGACGAGCGCGGGCATCGCGTCGACGGCGCTCGAACGCGCGGAGATCACCCACGACGTGGTGTTCTCGAAACAGCTCGACAGCGAGGAGATCGCGGGCATCGCGGCCCACGACCACGACACCGTGCTGTTCACGGACTTCGGGAGCGGGCAGCTGGATATCATCGCAGAACACGAAGACAGGGGCGACTTCACGCCTGTCATCGCCGACCACCACCAGCCCGCGGACGCAGACACGAAGTTCCACCTGAATCCGCTGCTCGAGGGCGTCGACGGTGGGAAGGAGCTCTCCGGCGCGGGTGCGAGCTACGTCCTCGCGCGGGCGCTGCTGGGCGCCGACGCGACGGACCTCGCGGCGCTCGCGGTGGTCGGCGCCGTCGGTGACATGCAGACGGTGAACGGCGAACTGGTCGGCGCGAACGTCGCCATCGCCGAAGAGGGCGTCGCTGCGGGCGTGCTGGACACCGCGAAGGACCTCGCGCTGTACGGCACGCAGACGCGCCCGCTGCCGAAACTACTGGAGTACGCCAGCGAGGTGTACGTCCCCGGCATCACGAACGACCAGGGAGGCGCGATGCGGTTCCTCGACGGCCTCGACGTGGACCTCCACGACGGCGGCGACTGGCGGACGTGGGCGAGTCTCGACCACGACGAGCGCCAGACGGTCGTGAGCGCGCTCGTCAAGCGCGCAGTGCGCAACGGCGTCTCCGGCGAGAAGGTGACGGATCTCGTGGGGACGACGTACACGCTCGTCGAGGAGGAGGCCGGTACCGAGCTCCGGGACGCGAGCGAGTTCTCCACGCTGCTGAACGCGACGGCACGCTACGAGCGCGGCGACGTGGGTCTCGCGGTCTGCCTCGGCGAACGCGGCGAACCGCTTGAGGCCGCTCGTGAGCTGCTGCGCACCCACCGCCGGAACCTCTCCGAGGGGCTGTCGTGGGTGAAAGACGAGGGCGTCACCGTCGAGGACGACCTCCAGTGGTTCCACGCGGAGGACCGCATCCGTGAGACCATCGTCGGCATCGTCGCCGGAATGGCCCTGGGCGCGGAGGGCGTGAAAAGCGACCTCCCCATCATCGGATTCGGGAACAAGAACGACGAGGAGGTGAAGGTGTCGGCCCGCGGCACACCCGCACTCGTGAATCGCGGACTCGACCTCTCGGCGGTGATGGGAGCGGCCTCGCAGGCGGTCGGCGGCGACGGCGGCGGCCACACGGTCGCCGCGGGCGCGACGGTACCGAAAGGCGAGGAGCGCGCCTTCCTCGACGCTGCAGGGGAGGAAATCGCAGCTCAACTCGACTGA
- a CDS encoding peptidase yields the protein MTDALPVVDGHNDALLALWRGEATPGEFLDGRDNGHLDLPRANASGLAAGFFALFVPSEPRFAPDAGGNRTETADGYRIECPPPLAWPYAKRATDEMLSLLGELAADDRVILVRTAEDFRACVEGESFGVVVHFEGAEAIHPSMSNFGAYYDAGLRSLGLAWSRPNAFADGVPFRYPSSPDIGDGLTGAGRRLVRRCNDRGVLVDCAHLPEQGFWDVHDVSTAPLVVSHTAAHEVCPLSRNLTDEQLDAVADTDGVVGLTFSAGALRPEDGRDADSLGLVVEHVDHLVDRMGVDHVALGSDFDGATVLDVIGDVTGVPGILGALRAAGYSESDVRKIASENWLRVCDATW from the coding sequence ATGACCGACGCGCTCCCAGTCGTTGACGGACACAACGACGCCCTGCTCGCCCTCTGGCGCGGAGAGGCGACCCCGGGTGAGTTCCTCGACGGCCGCGACAACGGTCACTTGGACCTGCCACGAGCCAACGCGAGCGGACTCGCAGCCGGGTTTTTCGCGCTGTTCGTCCCCTCGGAACCCCGCTTCGCGCCCGACGCGGGTGGAAACCGCACGGAGACCGCGGACGGCTACCGGATCGAGTGCCCGCCGCCGCTCGCGTGGCCGTACGCGAAGCGCGCTACCGACGAGATGCTCTCACTCCTCGGGGAACTCGCAGCGGACGACCGTGTCATCCTCGTCCGAACTGCCGAGGACTTCCGGGCCTGCGTCGAGGGCGAATCGTTCGGCGTTGTCGTCCACTTCGAGGGCGCCGAGGCCATCCACCCCTCCATGTCGAACTTCGGGGCGTACTACGACGCCGGTCTGCGATCGCTCGGACTAGCGTGGAGCCGCCCCAACGCGTTCGCGGACGGCGTGCCGTTTCGGTACCCGAGTTCGCCGGACATCGGCGACGGCCTCACGGGCGCTGGACGGCGGCTGGTCAGGCGTTGTAACGACCGCGGCGTCCTCGTGGACTGCGCGCACCTCCCCGAACAGGGGTTCTGGGACGTCCACGACGTATCGACGGCGCCCCTTGTCGTCTCCCACACTGCCGCCCACGAGGTGTGCCCGCTCTCCCGGAATCTCACCGACGAACAGCTCGACGCCGTCGCCGACACGGACGGCGTCGTCGGCCTCACCTTCTCCGCGGGCGCGCTCCGGCCCGAAGACGGCCGAGACGCGGACTCTCTCGGCCTCGTCGTCGAGCACGTCGACCACCTCGTCGACCGAATGGGCGTCGACCACGTGGCCCTCGGTTCGGACTTCGATGGCGCGACGGTGCTCGACGTCATCGGCGACGTGACCGGCGTCCCCGGGATTCTCGGCGCACTGCGCGCCGCCGGCTACTCGGAGTCTGACGTCCGGAAGATCGCCTCGGAGAACTGGCTGCGGGTCTGCGACGCGACCTGGTAG
- a CDS encoding transcriptional regulator, giving the protein MSDTPAPDTEFENCYCQLDGVVDLLSRKYAMQVVCAVAHLGPVRYGELSDAFFDDVSSSTLSARLEDLTAAGLLSRERYDEIPPRVEYDITEDGAELNERLEPLLQWAEDHDIGA; this is encoded by the coding sequence ATGTCCGACACTCCCGCTCCCGACACCGAATTCGAGAACTGTTACTGCCAGCTCGACGGCGTCGTCGACCTGCTCAGCCGGAAGTACGCGATGCAGGTGGTCTGCGCCGTCGCCCATCTCGGCCCCGTCCGCTACGGCGAACTCTCCGACGCGTTCTTCGACGACGTGAGCAGTTCCACGCTGTCTGCGCGCCTCGAGGACCTGACTGCCGCCGGTCTCCTCTCCCGCGAGCGCTACGACGAGATTCCGCCCCGCGTCGAGTACGACATCACCGAGGACGGTGCGGAACTCAACGAACGCCTCGAACCGCTGCTCCAGTGGGCCGAGGACCACGACATCGGCGCGTAG
- a CDS encoding alkylmercury lyase → MPENAAERDAVQRENQTNDHWLGGGSVLEAPLPDTFRETMSGFFGGGKPVTLGEWVEEIRSLAGGGVDVEQLCHAGEETPHRAERGGETTYFQCFYDAVALAHIVDGAVDIRTESPTGEEVRARATGDGIETTPANAVVSFGVAAGAGSASDEPTIGEVYDAVCPFVRAFPSREEYEKWAEDVDAETVGLPLAAGVPVAAALVE, encoded by the coding sequence ATGCCGGAGAACGCGGCCGAACGCGATGCGGTCCAGCGCGAGAATCAGACGAACGACCACTGGCTCGGCGGAGGCAGCGTCCTCGAAGCGCCGCTCCCGGACACGTTCCGGGAGACGATGAGCGGATTCTTCGGAGGTGGGAAGCCGGTGACGCTCGGCGAGTGGGTCGAGGAAATCCGGTCGCTCGCTGGCGGTGGCGTCGACGTCGAACAGCTCTGCCACGCGGGCGAGGAGACGCCACACCGCGCGGAGCGGGGCGGCGAGACGACGTACTTCCAGTGTTTCTACGACGCGGTGGCGCTCGCGCACATCGTGGACGGGGCGGTCGACATCCGGACCGAGAGCCCCACTGGCGAGGAGGTGCGGGCACGAGCGACGGGAGACGGTATCGAGACGACGCCAGCCAACGCCGTGGTCTCCTTCGGCGTCGCGGCGGGCGCAGGTTCGGCGAGCGACGAGCCGACCATCGGGGAGGTCTACGACGCGGTCTGTCCGTTCGTGCGAGCGTTCCCGTCCCGAGAGGAGTACGAGAAGTGGGCCGAGGACGTCGACGCCGAGACAGTCGGACTCCCGCTGGCCGCGGGCGTGCCGGTCGCCGCCGCGCTCGTGGAATGA